A genomic window from Candidatus Bathyarchaeota archaeon includes:
- a CDS encoding RNA 3'-terminal phosphate cyclase, which produces MTKMLEIDGSQKSGSGTILRLSVALSAINQEPLHIYNIRHNRKQPGLRPQHLESIIAATKLCNAETKGVELDSHELWFKPDTITGGEVTAEIGTAGSIPMLLLTVLPICAYAKQPCKVHVMNGGTDVRYAPTINYIKHVMLPVLEEMGLKASITVKKYGYYPKGMGEIVLNVNPVSTLQPINLTEFGAITEIEGISVCTFLEKQKVAQRQAQKAANSLENCGYKTNIQVLNDYSNRFQKGSSITLWAKTSKGALIGADAIGEKRKTSEAVGQEAAENLLKEIQANAPVDVHLADMLVPYVGLANGQSAYFVRKITDHIQTNIWLMEKILGIKIKVEPLDAGFLVRKL; this is translated from the coding sequence ATGACAAAAATGCTGGAAATAGATGGCAGCCAAAAAAGCGGCAGCGGAACAATTCTACGATTATCTGTTGCATTATCGGCTATCAATCAAGAACCTTTGCACATTTACAATATTCGTCATAACCGTAAACAACCGGGACTGCGACCACAACATCTTGAATCTATTATTGCAGCAACAAAACTCTGTAACGCTGAAACAAAAGGTGTAGAACTTGATTCCCATGAATTATGGTTCAAACCAGACACTATCACGGGCGGTGAAGTAACCGCAGAAATTGGAACTGCTGGAAGCATTCCCATGCTCCTGTTAACTGTTTTACCGATTTGTGCATACGCTAAACAACCATGTAAGGTTCACGTAATGAATGGCGGAACCGATGTCCGTTACGCTCCAACAATTAATTACATCAAACATGTGATGTTGCCTGTCCTTGAAGAAATGGGACTAAAGGCTTCAATAACTGTCAAAAAATATGGTTATTACCCTAAAGGAATGGGCGAAATTGTCTTAAACGTTAATCCTGTTTCCACTTTGCAGCCAATCAATTTAACAGAATTTGGCGCCATAACTGAAATTGAAGGCATATCTGTTTGTACATTTCTAGAAAAACAAAAAGTTGCCCAACGTCAAGCACAAAAAGCTGCTAATTCTCTTGAAAATTGTGGCTACAAAACAAACATTCAAGTCCTTAATGACTATTCAAATCGTTTTCAGAAAGGCAGTTCCATCACTTTATGGGCAAAAACCAGTAAAGGTGCATTGATTGGAGCTGACGCTATTGGGGAAAAAAGAAAAACCAGCGAGGCAGTAGGTCAAGAAGCTGCTGAGAACCTTTTGAAAGAAATTCAAGCAAACGCCCCGGTTGACGTTCATCTGGCTGACATGCTTGTACCTTATGTTGGTCTAGCTAATGGACAATCAGCGTATTTTGTCCGCAAAATTACTGACCATATACAAACAAACATTTGGTTGATGGAAAAAATTTTAGGCATAAAAATTAAAGTTGAACCGTTAGACGCTGGTTTTCTAGTTCGAAAACTTTGA
- a CDS encoding Lrp/AsnC ligand binding domain-containing protein, which produces MAVLAYVLVTLNPGSEKNILEKVADFEEVTQVNMTYGEYDALVLVTADTLSQLNDFLTEKLRVLPDIFQTATLIVAKTHQSKK; this is translated from the coding sequence ATGGCAGTCTTAGCATATGTATTAGTTACGCTGAATCCAGGCAGCGAAAAAAACATACTCGAAAAAGTTGCAGATTTTGAAGAAGTTACACAAGTAAACATGACCTATGGAGAATATGACGCTCTTGTTTTGGTCACAGCTGACACTTTAAGTCAATTGAACGATTTTCTAACAGAAAAACTTCGAGTATTACCCGACATATTCCAAACAGCTACGTTAATAGTAGCAAAAACTCATCAAAGCAAAAAATAG
- a CDS encoding ROK family protein, whose protein sequence is MVQKVTKPLTLGVDLGGTKANIALVDAVGKVLFSRKFLIPVSKEPDDVLKHLVTEMDNCFSQTGYKATAFGIGVAAQVDSDGFIFGSPNLGWQNFSLKHKLEKLIDLPVFITNDVRAATWAEWRYGFRKNVNDLAVIFVGTGIGGGAISGGKLLFGCNNSGGELGHVTLVYNGRKCRCPNRGCLEAYAGGWAIADRAQEAVRENREKGRFLVSLAGTIKNITAATVAQAYHEGDPLAELLVEQTGKYLAAGAVSVVNAFNPCCLVFGGGIIEGIPDLVEIVKKVLPSMALKSAVTNLKIEKSKLGNNAGAIGAAVLAQQLVPKMQ, encoded by the coding sequence ATGGTACAAAAGGTTACTAAACCTCTTACATTGGGCGTTGACCTTGGAGGCACCAAAGCTAATATTGCATTGGTAGATGCTGTTGGTAAAGTATTGTTTTCTCGCAAGTTTTTGATTCCTGTCTCAAAAGAACCTGATGATGTACTCAAACACCTTGTAACCGAAATGGATAATTGCTTTAGTCAAACAGGTTACAAAGCTACTGCGTTTGGTATTGGAGTAGCTGCACAAGTTGATTCTGATGGTTTCATTTTTGGTTCTCCTAATTTGGGTTGGCAAAATTTTTCGTTGAAGCATAAACTGGAAAAACTGATTGATTTACCTGTGTTTATAACTAATGATGTGCGTGCGGCTACTTGGGCTGAATGGCGTTATGGCTTTAGAAAAAATGTTAACGATTTGGCTGTTATTTTTGTTGGGACCGGTATTGGTGGGGGTGCGATATCTGGAGGGAAACTTTTGTTTGGTTGCAATAACAGTGGAGGTGAACTTGGGCACGTAACTCTTGTCTATAATGGGCGAAAATGTCGTTGTCCTAATCGGGGTTGTTTAGAAGCTTATGCAGGTGGTTGGGCAATTGCCGACCGCGCCCAAGAAGCTGTGAGAGAAAACCGTGAAAAAGGACGTTTTTTGGTGTCTTTAGCTGGAACTATAAAAAACATTACTGCTGCTACTGTTGCCCAAGCGTATCATGAAGGTGACCCCTTAGCTGAATTGTTGGTGGAACAAACTGGCAAATATTTAGCAGCGGGAGCAGTTAGTGTTGTTAACGCTTTCAATCCTTGTTGCCTTGTTTTTGGTGGGGGCATTATCGAAGGAATCCCTGACCTAGTAGAAATCGTCAAAAAGGTTCTTCCAAGCATGGCATTAAAATCTGCTGTAACAAACTTAAAAATTGAAAAATCAAAACTAGGAAACAATGCAGGAGCAATCGGCGCAGCTGTTTTGGCACAACAACTGGTACCCAAAATGCAATGA
- a CDS encoding TCP-1/cpn60 chaperonin family protein: MAYLTTQGGQPVLILKEGTSRKRGKEAQANNIMAAKVIAEVLRTTLGPRGMDKMLIDGLGDITITNDGASILDEIDVQHPAAKMMVEVAKTQDDMVGDGTTTSVILAGELLRKAEELLAQNIHPTVIVRGYRKAVDEAVKVLGKLAIKVDVEDRETLKKVSMTSMGSKAVGDARGHLSDITIDAVKLIAEKRGDKIIADIDNIQRVKKVGKSLYDTQLIKGIVIDKEIVHAGMPKRVDNAKIALVNSPIEVEKTEFSSEIRISDPTQMQAFLDKETTMLKDMVAKVNASGASVLFCQKGIDDMAQHFLAKEGIMAARRVKQSDMEKLARATGASIVNKLDDLTSKDLGEAGIVEERKVGDDRMIFVEKCKEPRSVAILIRAGLERMVDEADRAMNDALCVVAGVVQDHAIVAGGGATEAEIAKALRAFATKVGGREQLAIEAFADSLEIVPKTLAENAGLESIDILVGLRAAHDKKNGHLMGVDVFKGEIVNSYESGVVEPMKVKEQAMKSATEVAGMILRIDDVIASTKSGGGGPPGGMPEDY, from the coding sequence ATGGCGTATTTAACTACACAGGGCGGACAACCCGTTCTAATTCTTAAAGAAGGAACCTCCCGTAAACGAGGAAAAGAAGCACAAGCAAACAATATTATGGCTGCAAAAGTTATTGCAGAAGTTTTGAGAACAACTCTTGGACCTCGCGGAATGGACAAAATGCTCATTGATGGTTTAGGTGACATAACAATAACAAACGATGGAGCATCAATACTTGATGAAATTGATGTTCAACATCCAGCAGCAAAAATGATGGTTGAAGTAGCAAAAACACAAGATGACATGGTGGGTGACGGAACCACAACTTCGGTAATCTTAGCTGGAGAACTTTTGCGCAAAGCAGAAGAATTACTGGCTCAAAACATCCATCCAACAGTTATTGTACGTGGTTATCGCAAAGCTGTTGATGAAGCTGTAAAGGTTTTAGGAAAATTGGCAATTAAAGTGGATGTTGAAGACCGTGAAACACTCAAGAAAGTTTCCATGACTTCAATGGGCAGCAAAGCTGTTGGGGATGCTCGCGGTCACCTTTCTGACATTACTATTGATGCGGTTAAACTGATAGCTGAAAAACGTGGCGACAAAATTATCGCAGATATCGATAACATTCAGCGTGTTAAAAAAGTAGGAAAAAGCCTCTATGACACTCAGCTTATTAAAGGCATAGTGATTGACAAAGAAATTGTCCACGCAGGAATGCCTAAACGAGTTGATAATGCAAAAATTGCTCTTGTTAATTCCCCAATCGAAGTAGAAAAAACTGAATTCTCATCGGAAATTCGCATAAGCGACCCCACTCAGATGCAAGCCTTCTTGGACAAAGAAACAACCATGCTCAAAGACATGGTTGCCAAAGTCAACGCTTCAGGTGCCTCTGTTCTTTTCTGCCAGAAAGGAATTGACGACATGGCTCAGCACTTCTTAGCGAAAGAAGGAATCATGGCTGCACGGCGAGTTAAACAATCAGACATGGAAAAACTAGCTCGAGCAACTGGTGCAAGTATCGTAAACAAACTTGACGACCTAACCAGCAAAGACTTGGGTGAAGCCGGAATTGTCGAAGAACGCAAAGTAGGGGACGACAGAATGATCTTTGTAGAAAAATGCAAAGAACCCCGATCAGTAGCAATTCTCATCCGTGCTGGTCTAGAACGAATGGTCGATGAAGCAGACCGCGCAATGAACGATGCATTATGTGTAGTCGCTGGAGTTGTCCAAGACCATGCAATTGTTGCTGGTGGAGGCGCCACAGAAGCTGAAATAGCTAAAGCCCTTCGTGCCTTTGCTACCAAAGTAGGCGGCAGGGAACAATTAGCAATTGAAGCATTTGCTGATTCGCTGGAAATTGTGCCCAAAACTTTAGCTGAAAACGCCGGTCTAGAATCCATTGACATTCTTGTTGGCTTGCGAGCAGCTCACGATAAGAAGAATGGACATTTAATGGGTGTTGACGTCTTCAAAGGTGAAATCGTTAACAGCTACGAGAGTGGCGTTGTTGAACCAATGAAAGTCAAAGAACAGGCTATGAAATCTGCAACAGAAGTTGCTGGAATGATTTTGAGAATCGACGATGTCATTGCTTCAACAAAATCTGGAGGCGGCGGACCTCCAGGCGGAATGCCTGAAGATTACTAA
- a CDS encoding NFYB/HAP3 family transcription factor subunit has translation MKHPELSVAPMHRICKKAGASRVSEAAAKALAKQLDDIGVKIAKEAIDYAMHAGRKTVKEEDIEIAAKKVLEK, from the coding sequence ATGAAACATCCTGAATTATCTGTGGCTCCAATGCACAGAATCTGCAAAAAAGCGGGCGCTAGCCGAGTAAGTGAAGCAGCAGCAAAAGCGTTGGCAAAACAATTAGACGATATTGGCGTTAAAATCGCTAAAGAAGCAATCGATTATGCAATGCATGCTGGACGAAAAACCGTCAAAGAAGAAGACATTGAAATAGCTGCAAAAAAAGTTTTAGAAAAATAA
- a CDS encoding GNAT family N-acetyltransferase, with translation MNLDNIFNPESIAVVGASDKKGSVGYSLMINLTQKGYDGKVYPINIKKDEILGVKAYKNVGEIPEKVDLAIIATPAKTVPSIVEECGKAGIIGLIIVSAGFKEIGPKGKELENQIAEIKKKYGLRIIGPNCLGIIRPSNKLNATFSNKIPKPGNIAVISQSGALGSAMLDWAINENIGFSNFVSIGSMLDVDFGDLIDYFGNDPKTKSILMYIEGITQARKFMSAARHFARTKPIIVVKAGKFSESAKAVASHTGALTGSDMTYDAALRRAGIVRVEDIGDLFNCAEVLGVQPLPQGPRLAIITNAGGPGVMTADSVIQEGGKLAKLDQKTIDELNQVLPPFWSRGNPIDILGDAQTDRYEAVLKACIKDENIDGMLIIYTPQGVADPVKIAKNIALIVKKKGINKPVLTSFMGHEEVEEANKILNQNNIPTYSTPEQAVKTYMYMHQYSRNLEMLYQTPEELPVDSVPPKRPINVIIKEAANQKREILTETEAKQLLENYRIPIVKTVIAKNENDAVNAASSIGYPVVMKILSPQIVHKSDIEGVILDINSKEELVDSYRKLMQRAKEKVPNAEIQGVTVQPMISRIGYEVILGAQTDSLFGPVVLFGMGGIGVEIFKDVTIGLPPLNQNLASRMIEETKVYNMLKGYRNMPPANLKLLEETIVRFSQMLIDFPQIKEVDINPLFVNENDVIALDARIVIDIEKVFKKVEPHAHLVISPYPKKYETVWKMRDGRQVLLRPIKPEDEPLWLDMFKSFSEEAVRYRFFNFIKDTPHEVRVRYCNIDYDREIGIVAEFQNGKRQFLGVVRLITEPDGKNGEVAFIVSDKWQNLGLGSKMVDYIIEISKDMGLDTIYAEMLKDNYRAIRLLRKMGFTIQYDADVVKASLNLKEELH, from the coding sequence ATGAACCTCGACAATATCTTTAACCCCGAAAGTATCGCCGTAGTAGGAGCTAGCGACAAGAAGGGCTCCGTAGGCTATTCTTTGATGATTAACCTTACTCAAAAAGGGTATGATGGCAAAGTATATCCAATCAACATTAAAAAAGACGAAATTCTTGGAGTTAAAGCATACAAAAACGTGGGAGAAATCCCCGAAAAAGTTGACTTAGCAATTATTGCAACCCCCGCTAAAACTGTTCCTTCAATAGTAGAAGAATGCGGCAAAGCAGGAATTATTGGACTAATAATAGTTTCAGCAGGGTTCAAAGAAATCGGACCCAAAGGCAAAGAGCTAGAAAATCAGATTGCCGAAATCAAGAAAAAATATGGTCTTCGAATAATTGGTCCGAACTGTCTTGGAATTATTCGCCCAAGCAACAAACTTAACGCTACTTTTTCAAACAAAATCCCCAAACCCGGAAACATTGCAGTTATTTCCCAAAGTGGAGCCTTAGGGTCAGCAATGTTAGATTGGGCAATTAATGAAAACATTGGATTTAGTAACTTCGTTTCAATTGGATCCATGTTAGACGTAGACTTTGGTGACCTAATTGATTATTTTGGAAATGACCCCAAAACCAAAAGCATACTCATGTACATTGAAGGCATCACCCAAGCCAGAAAATTCATGAGCGCTGCAAGGCACTTTGCCCGTACAAAACCTATAATTGTAGTTAAAGCAGGAAAATTCAGTGAAAGCGCAAAAGCTGTAGCCTCACATACCGGCGCATTGACAGGCTCAGACATGACCTATGACGCAGCACTTAGGCGTGCGGGAATAGTTCGAGTTGAAGACATAGGAGACCTATTCAATTGTGCAGAAGTTTTAGGTGTTCAACCCTTACCCCAAGGACCACGACTGGCAATAATTACTAACGCTGGAGGTCCAGGAGTTATGACTGCCGACTCAGTCATACAAGAAGGTGGAAAATTAGCAAAATTAGACCAGAAAACTATTGATGAACTTAACCAAGTTTTGCCTCCCTTCTGGAGCAGGGGCAACCCAATTGACATTTTAGGGGATGCCCAAACAGACAGGTACGAGGCAGTTCTTAAAGCGTGTATAAAAGACGAAAATATTGACGGAATGTTAATAATTTACACGCCTCAGGGGGTAGCCGATCCGGTGAAAATCGCCAAGAACATTGCGCTAATTGTAAAGAAAAAAGGTATTAACAAACCTGTTTTGACTTCATTTATGGGCCATGAAGAGGTAGAAGAAGCAAACAAGATTCTTAACCAAAACAACATTCCGACTTATTCCACGCCAGAACAAGCGGTTAAAACTTACATGTACATGCACCAATACAGTCGCAACCTTGAAATGCTGTACCAAACACCTGAAGAATTGCCCGTAGACAGTGTTCCACCAAAACGTCCAATTAATGTAATTATTAAAGAAGCAGCAAACCAGAAAAGAGAAATTCTTACAGAAACAGAAGCAAAACAGTTACTCGAAAATTATCGCATACCCATCGTGAAAACAGTTATCGCCAAAAACGAAAATGATGCAGTTAATGCAGCATCAAGCATTGGGTATCCAGTTGTTATGAAGATTCTTTCGCCACAAATTGTTCACAAGTCAGACATTGAAGGTGTAATACTGGACATCAATTCCAAAGAGGAACTTGTTGATTCTTACCGTAAACTTATGCAAAGGGCAAAAGAAAAAGTTCCAAACGCAGAAATTCAAGGTGTCACTGTTCAACCAATGATTAGTAGAATAGGCTACGAAGTTATTCTTGGCGCGCAAACTGATTCTTTGTTTGGTCCAGTAGTCTTGTTTGGAATGGGTGGAATTGGAGTTGAAATCTTCAAAGATGTTACTATTGGGCTTCCACCATTGAACCAAAACTTGGCAAGTAGAATGATAGAAGAAACTAAGGTCTACAATATGCTCAAAGGTTACCGAAACATGCCCCCTGCGAACCTTAAGCTTTTGGAAGAAACTATTGTTCGATTCTCTCAAATGCTCATTGACTTTCCACAGATAAAAGAAGTTGACATCAACCCATTATTTGTTAACGAAAATGATGTTATTGCCCTTGATGCACGAATCGTAATTGACATAGAAAAAGTCTTCAAAAAAGTTGAACCCCACGCACATTTGGTAATTAGTCCATATCCCAAAAAATACGAGACTGTTTGGAAAATGCGGGACGGCAGACAAGTCCTATTGCGACCTATTAAACCTGAAGATGAGCCGTTATGGTTGGACATGTTCAAGAGTTTCTCAGAAGAAGCAGTACGTTATAGATTCTTTAATTTCATCAAAGACACGCCCCACGAAGTTCGAGTTAGATACTGCAACATCGACTACGACAGAGAAATTGGAATTGTAGCAGAATTTCAAAACGGAAAAAGACAATTCTTGGGAGTTGTTAGATTAATAACTGAACCTGATGGTAAAAACGGAGAAGTCGCATTTATTGTTTCAGATAAATGGCAAAACCTTGGTTTAGGCTCCAAGATGGTAGACTACATCATTGAAATCAGCAAAGACATGGGTCTGGATACAATTTACGCTGAAATGCTAAAAGACAATTACAGGGCAATTCGACTGTTACGGAAGATGGGGTTTACTATTCAATACGACGCGGACGTCGTAAAAGCTTCCCTCAACCTGAAGGAAGAATTACATTAG
- a CDS encoding NifU family protein: MSEPLEERVKKALEQVRPQLQADGGDIEYVGFDNGVVKVKLKGACNGCPMSAMTLQWGVENFLKKQISEVKKVEAVQ, translated from the coding sequence ATGAGTGAACCCTTAGAAGAACGAGTTAAGAAAGCTCTTGAACAAGTGCGACCTCAACTACAGGCTGACGGCGGTGACATCGAATATGTTGGATTTGACAATGGCGTAGTAAAAGTCAAACTTAAAGGTGCATGTAACGGATGCCCAATGTCTGCCATGACCCTGCAATGGGGTGTTGAAAACTTTCTTAAAAAACAGATATCTGAAGTAAAGAAAGTAGAAGCAGTCCAGTAG